One Candidatus Hydrogenedentota bacterium DNA segment encodes these proteins:
- a CDS encoding entericidin A/B family lipoprotein, translated as MVAFAVAALAAFSGCNTVRGMGKDLERGGQRLQEVSDR; from the coding sequence ATGGTGGCCTTTGCCGTCGCGGCGCTCGCCGCATTCTCCGGGTGCAACACCGTGCGGGGCATGGGCAAGGACTTGGAACGCGGCGGTCAGCGCCTTCAGGAAGTCTCCGACAGGTAG
- a CDS encoding cellulase family glycosylhydrolase, which translates to MLSITVACLLFSPALSPGLEQLTVKGTQIVNPAGETVPLRGVNFGGWLMLETWISGIEREWDDRLREMADETGVRPELDAAFKALGKWDDDTEPILDHIGRLHQALRDNAKDKPGPLAAYFALYDAEPPIFAAHDFDRVLRDRFGDGGAQQVWDLYHDTWLTERDFQLAAALGFTFVRLPFWYRWFEDDDRPGEYRDYGFKYLDRAVEWAAKHRLYLMPDFHGAPGGQSPWDHTGELSRNEFFTCDACLRRTAALWEAIAARYRDNPAVFAYDTLNEPFSAKDLDDWVRVQDTLYRAIRRGDPDGIVVMEDGYKLESMPWMMTGFFPKPEEHGWENVVYSFHFYSGSGHEKRAAQVARIARREQDRCGAPLYAGEFSTMSGTPEGLDGMRVYCSLFNREGWMWSPWTFKYVDGEGKGAMWGVYRHDGPWRTPNIHRDSLEDILAAIRRMDTANFTLHPGYGNVLRECLTQPWAPPPGQNARKP; encoded by the coding sequence ATGCTTTCCATCACGGTGGCCTGCCTGCTGTTCTCTCCGGCCCTTTCCCCCGGACTTGAACAGCTCACCGTAAAAGGCACCCAAATCGTAAACCCCGCCGGGGAGACCGTCCCCCTGCGGGGTGTCAATTTCGGGGGCTGGCTCATGCTCGAAACCTGGATTTCCGGCATTGAGCGGGAGTGGGACGACCGTCTCCGTGAGATGGCCGATGAAACCGGGGTGCGCCCGGAACTGGACGCGGCCTTCAAGGCGCTGGGCAAATGGGATGACGACACGGAGCCCATTCTGGACCACATCGGCCGCCTGCACCAGGCGCTTCGGGACAACGCAAAGGACAAGCCCGGCCCGCTCGCGGCCTATTTCGCCCTGTATGACGCCGAACCGCCCATTTTCGCCGCCCATGACTTTGACCGGGTGCTCCGTGACCGTTTCGGTGACGGGGGCGCGCAACAGGTCTGGGACCTCTACCATGACACCTGGCTCACGGAGCGTGACTTCCAACTGGCCGCCGCCCTCGGCTTCACCTTTGTCCGGCTCCCTTTCTGGTACCGCTGGTTCGAGGACGACGACCGGCCCGGCGAATACAGGGACTACGGGTTCAAGTATCTCGACCGGGCGGTGGAATGGGCCGCGAAGCACCGGCTCTATCTGATGCCGGATTTCCATGGCGCGCCCGGCGGGCAAAGTCCCTGGGACCACACGGGCGAACTGAGCCGCAACGAGTTTTTCACCTGTGACGCGTGTCTGCGCCGCACCGCCGCGCTGTGGGAGGCCATCGCGGCGCGATACCGGGACAACCCCGCCGTCTTCGCCTATGACACGCTGAACGAGCCCTTCTCCGCGAAGGACCTGGACGACTGGGTGCGGGTGCAGGACACGCTTTACCGGGCCATTCGGCGGGGCGACCCCGACGGCATTGTGGTGATGGAGGACGGGTACAAACTGGAGAGCATGCCCTGGATGATGACGGGATTCTTCCCCAAGCCCGAGGAGCACGGCTGGGAAAATGTGGTGTACTCGTTCCATTTCTACTCCGGGAGCGGCCACGAAAAGCGCGCCGCCCAGGTGGCCAGGATTGCCCGGCGCGAGCAGGACCGGTGCGGGGCGCCCCTCTACGCGGGCGAGTTCAGCACCATGAGCGGCACTCCCGAAGGGCTTGACGGCATGCGCGTGTACTGCTCCCTCTTCAACCGGGAGGGGTGGATGTGGTCACCCTGGACTTTCAAGTATGTGGACGGCGAGGGCAAGGGCGCCATGTGGGGTGTTTACCGTCATGACGGCCCCTGGCGCACCCCCAACATCCACCGGGACAGTCTTGAGGACATCCTCGCGGCCATCCGCAGGATGGACACGGCCAACTTCACCCTTCACCCCGGCTATGGAAACGTGCTCCGCGAATGCCTCACCCAGCCCTGGGCGCCCCCGCCGGGGCAAAATGCCCGCAAACCCTGA